In Oreochromis aureus strain Israel breed Guangdong linkage group 9, ZZ_aureus, whole genome shotgun sequence, the genomic window tcactgcaggaccaacatggagcgagaagtcagcggtctcaggaggccgacaaacctcacagaagaaagagagagaaaaaacacacctgtgatgagtgtgggaaggattttactgtGAAGACTTCACTAAAAgagcatcaggtcatccacactggagagagaccgttcagctgtgacttgtgtggaaagactTTTTCCTGGAAGGATTccctaaaaaaacaccaactcatccacagtggagttaaagcgtacagctgtgatcagtgtggcagagcttttactcacagtagcagcttacagagtcatctagttacccactctggaattaaggcatacagctgtgacatctgtggaaaaactttcagccggAGAGGGGACCGAAATacacacctacgcattcacaccagacatgatgtgtactgctgtgaacagtgtggCAAATACTTTGCTACAgacaaacaattaaaacaacacatgtttacccacactgagggacgaccttataaatgtgacctgtgtgagaagacctTTAAAGCTCCACATTACCTGAGacaacaccaacagatccacaccagaaagagactctacaagtgcagttactgtgaggtatgtatttatatttttatcttgttattttagcctgactgtttggaacaactctgctcattaaactgtgttagcatgttagcaattctactgcatggaaaagcagctctgagtgattattcagattttcatgtcaGTTATGATTTTAGTATTACTGTAGTATTATGGTGGTAGTATTGTAGTTATTGCAGCCTAGTAAATTGAGTGtgttaactgaaacagtaaaatgtaattggacgtctgcagagatgctctttatttcaggcgacgttcaggataaaaatgttgaaggactgacttacactgtctttgtgtctttgtttagaagcagagcgacacagatggatcctgttctcaaccctgtcatcaccatggtggtgggaaagactttcgttgtgacctctgtggaaaaactttcagtcgGCAAGACACCCTAAAAATACATCAACATAGACACACTGGAGgcaaactgaaatactgcaaagaatgtgggagaagcttcaccACATCACGTGGCTTAAAACGCCatgaactgattcacagtggggttaaaaagcacctctgtgatcagtgtgggtcatccttcaccactgcaggTGAGCTTAAAAGacacaaacgagtccacacaggagagaaaccatacaagtgcagacactgtgacaaaagcttctcacattCAAGTAGTCGTAACAagcatgaacgtacacacatggatagaaactacagctgtgaccagtgtgacaagagcttcaagaatctcagttcatactctgaacacaaacgatcccacgttactaataaactgtttcactgttaccaatgtgcccaaacattcacctcattgtctgctctgtgcaaacatcagcgtgatcactcagggctgtaatcactcccatcactggatcacagtgaatctgaagagacagaaagatcctctggtttcagtgtcagactcaaaaagcttgagatcaggctccacagagttcagatagaatcatttaaacttgttgaactgaactggttgctgggctgaacttctacataatacagatttacatgggatcttattttctgtcgttttactgagtcagttttgtccttttttctctgtcctggttttgctcgtctgtaaataattgaaactcagtcaaatagttcattgttctccagcaaaacgttttggaaactcatgtttaacctttaaaactctgacatgttttagcacacaaggcttcatcgggggagttcactcatgattggaccatgagaataaaggttttagttctttcaaagagagtcttggaggtgtttgatgttttgtttttctgaaaccacctgaaagaaaaactatttttcttgctttatgtagtgtggaagtttttaatgtttctttcatctgtgatgTTCTTGAATGTGTTGAGGTGAAGATGGTACAAATAAACTGTCCTTTTAGCTTTAGCTcctaatttattcattatttatggatgtagcacagcagcagtttcttgATTAACACATGGAGGGCTCGGGATCTGATgctaaataatgttttgtgtccttgtacacatcatacagctcagctgttccacagatgtcaggttTACACAGTGGGATGGTTTGTAAGAACGCAGCTCTCCTGTGGATAAATCCTTACTCTTAGCCTCAGGACctcacacagtcccagcagGTTCGGTCAGAAGATTTATAcctttttcatttctatatGATTCTTCTTGCATCTAAACAaagatgattatgatgatgatgagtcatttatgaaaaaagaagcaaaaaacaatATTGTTGTATGAGGATTTTTATGGCAGATTTTGTGCATCAACGTTTTTGTACATGAAAATGTCGAAAAGAtgcaaaggaggaggagggcacaAGAGCTCAGCACGTGATACTGACTGGaagcaacacagctgctgttgACAAAGCAGCAGAGTCAGATATGAATGTGTATTGAATTCATCGTGTAAATATACCAGATTCATCCACATACGCtagttttcaccttttttttactttcagtaagtttacttttagtttatttttactttcttaagACGCAGGAGAATCTGATTCATCATGATTGAGCATTTCATTAAAGTAATGTTTAAAAGACATTTCTCGTTTGTTCTTTCAGCTGCAGCCTCGCTGGTGTTTAACTGTCTGACAGTAAAGAAGATAAAAGATacgtgcaaacacaaacacatgaaaagtaTTTGCAGAAAAGCTTAAAGctcttgtttgtctgttttttcgtTCCAGTCATCGCCAACATGGCGAAGATGTGAAGCTGCCTTTCTGCTACAGTATCTCCTTACATACATTTGCTCATATCGTGGGACTTCTTATAGAGTGTCTTTCTTTGACCAtgtctcactgtgttttattcttgaTGTTGGATTTAACTCTTGCATGActtaattttaataatgttaaaatggatggatggctagACGGACCCCCTGAATTAATCATCTGAAAtctttttattcctttattcCACTGCTTTCAGGCATTTCTGTGCATCCAAATTTATATATAGATATCGAAACACTCATATCTGTACAATTTGTTAATATCTTCATAATCTCCAATAATGTTACACCCCAGTGCTTTCATTTGAACCCCAAGTGTCATTGTCTTTGAAAAAGCACAGAGTATAATGCATCtattttgcaaaaataaataatacaataaatgtTTAAAGACTTTCAAAAGGTACCCTGTTTTTCCCTTCGTCGTATCGTACAAATAGAGATAATATAATTATCTGAGGAACAATTGTCAATAAGCAGAGAagttattaaaatattactGCAAGACATGGAAGCAGCTGGTGTTGTTCCCAAATTAGgaagaatattttaaaattacttcACAATTCTTCTTGCACTTCAGATTGTTACAAACTATCAGAAtataaagaaagtcagaaaatggaaaaCCTCAGCTTATAaaactgctattttttttaaccacaatcCACTGGATCAATTTCAAGGGTTTTGcacttgatttttatttaatcataaaacactgcagagatGCAAAGAAGTAATCAttataacagtgtgcaaatactATGTGTCCAAGCTATAGACGTCTCTGAAGCGACACTTTAAGAAACTCCTGCATAGCTGCGGGGTGCACAGTCCACATTTCACAGTGACAGCACAAAGACCCACACAGCTGGATTTGGATATTTAACATTCTTTCAGTAAAAATTAAACCCTGCATGAGTCCATGAATATCTGCCATTAATCAGATGAAAGCCTCTGCTGTAGCACCCTGTCATCCATTCATCCAAGAGATGTAACCAAGATACTGCCTCTATTAGATAATTATTAGATAATCATTGTTGAAAAATAATCTTTAACATCTGAttaatttcagatttttaatgtcagattttacacggtgaggtgtagcagagttTAACTCAGAAAATTAAACTTTAACTCAAAACGTAGCAAGAAGAATTTGTTCTTTCAGCTCTAATctgtgaaaaaaagacaaaaaaaaaaacttggttgTTCTGTTCATTGTCACCGCTCTGATGTCAGGTGTACATGATTGGAGGATTTGGGGTTGGGTTCTCTGCTCATTCATCATTGCAGATTTTAGTTAGATTTGTTTGTCCGTGGGAACTGTGGGAACcttaaattacattttggaTGTAAACATAAAGAAGAGCGTGAAGGGgtgtgaagaaaaacagattttaaactttgtttttttttacctggacTCTGTGGCTGCTATGAAACAAAAGTgaagtaatgaaaataaaaaatgttctcaGTTTTCCTTGTTTGCCAAACTTCTCTCTAAAAACCAACTCTGGTCCCTGTGTTTTTATTACAGTCTCTACAGTGTGAGATAATAAAAGGAGGATGTTGAAGGCAGCACTGCTCCACCTGCACTATACACACTATACAATTTTTCATAACAGatgagttttgtgtttgttggtttttttgttttttttttgttttgttttttttattcccacCTATGCTTCTATtttctatattaaaaaaaacaacaggagtTATGCAGGTTTACTGTGATCAAAACTTCAGACTCACAGTGAAACATCGTGCTGTGTAACACTATACAACAGTGTAAAGTCCAGGAAAGTTTCTTCATGGTTCAGAGGCTGCTCGGCAGAGGATGATTTAAAGATATGTGTGAAATGGGCTGTTATGATTGGTCAGAAAATGTGATGACGGTTGCCTTTTTATAAAGAGTAGCCTTTCCTTTTTGCCAGCGGTCGTGGCCGCTAAAGAGACTTAAAACTGCAAAGACGGCACGGCGCTGTCACGCTGACGGCCCAGGAGACACCGTTGGTGAGTCGGAAACTATTGCCTGGATGCCGAAACTCCCAGTAGGCAGGAGAATGCCAGGAGGGGTTTGTTCAtatgaaataggaaaaaaaatacaaagcattaaaccatgttaaaaacacaacagcctttataaatgtagtttgtgttggtctttcacgtggaattccaataaaattgattcatgtttgtggctgtaatgtgacaaaatgttgGAAAGTTCAAGGgagccgaatacttttgcaaaccACTgtaaaatagaacaaaatacaaagcattaaaaaatgttaaaaacacaacagcctttataaatgtagtttggacccggaagcaagtttcatcaggtcatcacttaaagactggatatcccacctgctgtggagttttaatgcagtacagttgttattattaaactCCTGTCACATTCTGACCgttaaaatgaataatattCATATATGTAATGAAATTGTTTCAAGTAAACTGTATatggtgttaaataggcctaaactactgtactttaatgtcggcggtacttcaagagccatatattttatgagcTGGTACTCATTGTGATATATAGAGGACAGCAGGAGCAGAACAGACACACAGCAACAACCAACAACAACCCTGCAAGTGGACCTATTTTGGGGGGACTTGTGTATCATGTAAAGCACTGTGCAATGCTCTATgtgacaaatattaaaaaaattaatttcattagtatagatgaaatattttgttttctacGAATGCCCAGCAGCCCTGAAACCCTCTGAACTCTAATGTTCACAATGCAATAAATCGATAGACTTTGAGGAGCATGAATTAGACTGGATAAGAATTTTTATGGAACTTCTTTTATCCTGGACCTGGAAGAACCCTTGACCCCAAGCAAGCTCATGCCATCCCCCTGTACCcagctccacttgtttgtgAAACAAAGCTGTGTCCCTTTGGTTCTCCTGTTTGGTCTACCTTAGTAATTTGGACACCCTCAACAAAACGAACAGTAAGTATGGAAAATTCAAGTCCATGTCAAGTTCTTGTCAACGGGAAGAGAAAAAGTGTCTCATCAGTTTGATACCTGCTACGTGAAGGTGTTAGAGAAGATTTGCATCAAtaagatttctttttctggACTATTATGGTTACTTGTGAGTTTAGACTATTCAGACATCTATGAGGGCTGTGataagagaaggagaaggtTTTAGAGATGTTAAAAGTTTGCCTAtactttcacattttaaaacactcTAAACACAGTTACTCCTGCTACAGAACCTGCTGCCTTCTGGTGGTGTCTAATAatcttaggccccctcctcgattcagagatggtctttcccttttcacgtaaatgggctccttgactccgccctcaaaccagcgatcctccctgtccaggatgtgtacatcctcatcattgaaagagtgtccactggcctgtaggtgtgaatagactgcagagtcctggcctgacgaggtagctcttctgtgttgtgccatccgcttcgccagaggttgtttggtttccctgatgtataaatcctggcaatcctcctggtgcttaacagcgtacactatgatactctgtttgtgtcgggggaccccaTCCTTAGGGTGGACCACTTTTTGGTGCAGCATgctttggggtttaaaagccacagagacccggtgtttagaaaaaatgtgtctcaactgctccgatactcctgacacatatgggatcactacaggttttcgcttgggcagcggttgtccttctctcctggatcggctggagctttctttaggtgcctttcctGCTTTGActaaagtccagctgggataaccacatttactcagggccttcttgatgtgctgttcttctgcttccctggccgctgtgtcagtggggatggtgttcgctctgtgttgtagcgtcctgatgacacccagtttgtgctccagtggatgatgagagtcaaaccttagatactgatccgtatgtgtaggtttacggtacacgtcagcttttagatgtcccccattactgatggaaatctcacagtctaagaaggctaacctgccacttttcatatcctccctggtgaatttgatgtgtcgtcCACTGAGTTAATGTGACCCGTGAAGTGTATTACATCctcagatttgattttcacccaggtgtcatccacatatctggtGGTGTCCCAGGGTAGGacagcaaagccctcttttcctcttcttccatacaaattggccacgatgggtgaaactggggagcccatggcacacccatgtttctgcctgtagaactgacccttgtatgtcaagtaggtggaatgaagacacagttccaaaagcaaacacacttgcacacgatgctgagagtggtcctgttgctgaggttggtgtcatcctgtaatctcttatggactacctccaacgcttccgtgactgggatgcaagtgaagagagatgtaacgtcgtacgagaccatggtttcatctgcctccgtaatgacatctctcaccttctcaacaaaatccagggtgttctggatgtggtggtcagagctgcccaccagcgggttgaggatcgaagccagaaacttggagatgttataggtgacagagttgatcatgcagacaatcggtcttaaaggtgccccctgtttatgtattttcgttaaaccatacagacttggtgtagacccccctgggtacagcctgtggtatgaggtctgGTCGATATCGATAtcgataataaaaaaaatggcgaactgactgactggttaAAGCTGACAAAAGCTGTCAAGACTGACTGACTTAACATCATTGTGTGAAgctaacccccacctgacaaaggtgtggacgtatctgtgtgtgtgtctctgttgcAGGAACAGGAGACCACAGGAGGAAACTTGGGTCACATGACTatatgaactctgcaaatttaacctttttagttttaatttttctgtgtctgtgaatttaCCACGGgtgtgttattcactaccttgtgttgctcacagagatcactgtgagaaagagtgtatacacctgtgcagcgctaacatttacatttcttttctacaacagatggttaatcatgtgatttgatcatgtgatttacagcaggacacaaCTTAATGTTTTTCTACCACAGGATTACTGAGattttgtgtgaagaaaactgtggttaCAGGCTATATGTTGGTGATgaaattacactgtgttgttgagaAAATGTTGGACAAAATGTGAATGTTACAGGGGAGAAGTGAATACAGTGTGATACTGTGTTTAAAACCATTGTTGCTTCTTTTACTTAACTTTATGACCTTTCACAGCACCACTGGAATCGGGATGGCCGATGCCTGACCACCAGGATGATCCGTGTGTTTggctgatgtttgtttttctttaagagtgtttgtaaaggattcagcacagacagacaagtgacaatCGAACAGATGTGCAGTGGTTACAGAATAGTTACATGGGGTTCATTATCTGACCACTATTGGGCTCATGGTGAGTGACAAACTTAAGGAAAGTCACTGATTACAATGTGGAATGACGTTGAGATGTTCAGTGATTTGGAGCAAATTATGGAAAAAGTAGGAGTTTAATGAGTTTAGAATAAACCTGCAATGATCCTTGTCTCTGtgatgctgaatactttattacaGTTATGAGTTGCCGTTGGTTGCAAATGTGAAGTTGTTTTAACTTGAAGACTTTGTCTTCTAGGATACAGGCTGGAGCTATGAGTTAAACAATCTAAACATTTAACCACTGACTAATGTTTGACACAGGGTTAAAGGTTGGAGTTTGGCTGCTCCAAGTGGGAAAAcctggagattgttttagagagaatgtgcaacattcttgtacatgtctCACTGGGGAGTTGACACATGGCGAAAGCCATGTGGCGAGAGGAgtgtcattttttaatttgcagatgtcgTGAGGTGCCATGACGAGAAGGAGTGACTGAGGGGATCGTCCACAAGATGGAAGCTGAGGCTTCAGGAGGAGAGAGGCTTCAGGAGGATCAgagatcaccttcagcacagcagACATCGCGCAGAGAGCTGTGCTACTGGGCTTCCAGGAGATCATCGAGAGGAGTCTTTGCACAGCAAACAACCATAAGGAGTGGAAGCGTTTCAACGTTGGCATTGaagaagacaactaaggtgtacgacgtgctctgccttaaatcGTCCGCAGCGTTGGAACATGAGAACCTGAGGGATGAAGGGAGCATGCCAAGATccaaaagtgacagcgcagaggaggtccagcgatggacttgtggttctgtgaacagcacaaatgtcaggtgactgtgaaataactaacagcactttttccacaagTGAAGCCAGTAACTTACTATCCTAAAAAGATTAGCTCTGGTTTCTTGTGCTTTACCTCCATGCGTGAGATCAGTATGTGCAGCAGCTTAAGCTGTACAATGTTtcaggaaatagtttatttcacCTTTTGACACTGTTAGTTCCACACGAGGTAGATCTCTACTACTGCagactaaaattacatttctgtcagCTGCAAGACActtgtctttaatgttactgttactctTACAACCACACATAACCATAAAATGGTGCACAATTCTGAATCCATCAACTCTTTTGCCAACGAAAGAAGAGGGCACTTCTCATGAGTGTAGAGAGCACGTGGAGAAGGAGTGTAAGCCGAGGGATGACTTAACAGATGTGCCACTTGATGAGGGAATGGTTTGGGTTGTTGATGGTTCGAGTTTTACAACAGCAGAGGGACAGGCTAAAACAGGTTTTACTGTAGTAGATAGTGAGAAAATTATCTGTGCAGGACAACTAGCATGTTTCATATTTGCGTAAGCAGCAGAGATGCTAGCTTTAACGCAAGGGTGTAAAGCTGCAGAGAGACACTATACACTGATAGCCAATATGCATTtgctacattacatttctttatAGTGCAGTGGGTGAGACGAGGTGTGACAGCCTCTACAGGGAACCCTGTACAACACAACAAACTCCTGCAAAATCTGCTGGAAGCAATAATATTGCCCAGTAGAATTGCCATGTGTAATTGTGCAACACATGTGAGGGAAAGATCCAGTTGCATTAGGGAATGcttgtttacttagcctggcagggcgaaggacactgtctcagctgaactctggacacatacacacacacaggcatatacccacatgcagatgtacactcatcccccctccccctccaaacgccttcgacgcttattcccttgcGATGCTGACGGTGAATaaaggagaccagcgcataggctgcaggcccggatgtactgtctacactggctgtctctcaccctttacccacccctgttgcttgtcatgtgtttctttggtgtattaagagttttttgatgtgctatgtgcagaggtgtttttgtctgttctcaaactgatctccctgttggagctcagtctgggaggagttatttttttctccttatctttcctcatgtggtgcattttccattgttatacctctctgacctgtcttcaccatgtgatgtttttgtgtaatgtatgtatggttggagggtaagatggcgccgccattgcgtgcaataggtcagcagccttaacatgaaatttccccttgtgggactaataaagatATATTAATCAATCAATCTATCAACTAGGGAAGCAGATGCCATTTCGGTTGCCAAAGCAATATGTAAGAATATCATCCCGGAACACGGGATTCCAGAGACTATTTATAGTGATGATGGTCCACACTTTGTAAATGAAGTGATTGGATTAATGGCACAGCATCTAGGGATTACACTAAAATATCATTGTTCatatcacccacaaagtgcagggttggTAGAGAGAACTAACGGCACAGTAAAGCTAAGACTTAGGAAGTCAATGGAAGAGACAGGCAGGACATGGTTAGACTGTATAGAACTAGTTAAGATGTACATGAGGATTACTCCAACAGAGAACGGTCTGACTCTTTGAGATTATATATGGTAGAGTATTTAGAGTTTTAGTCTTCTGTAGTGATGATAGAAACGCAGAAGAGAGAGCACATTAGCAGATTGGAtgctaaaaatgtttaaaattacagaagtcatgagaacaaatgatctgccagatgattctgtttctcctcagcagcagagtctgaagtctggagatTGGATGTTGATAAGGCCATGGAGAGGAAGTGCTCCGTTCTTACTGCAGGTTTTCATAGAAAGTATAGAGAATAACACCCTCCCTCCTACTCTTACTCAGGGTCTCATAACACTTATTCCAAAGCCAAACAAAGACTTACTTCTTATTGATAATTGGAGACCCATCTGTCTGCTCAATAATGACTATGAGATTATGGCTTTAGTACTTGATAACAGAATTAAAGAGTTCTTGGATACAATTATCGATGAGACACAATCAGgctttatgagaaatagacacaTTTCTAATAACATTAGACTGGTTTTGGATCTACTTGATTACTCTGATTTGGTATCTGACAATAGCTTCATTCTCTTCCTGGATTTTTAAAAGGCCTTTGATACAACTGAACATCAATTTATTTTCCACTCTTTGAAAAAATTTGGCTTTGGATAATTTTTCTGTAAAGCTTCAAAACCTTGTACACGAATGGCAATAGCTCAATTAAAATGATTACGACTCCACCCCAAGATTTGACCTGTTATACAAGGAATCACCATAGCTGATAAGGAGCTCATCATCAGCCAGCTAGCTGATGACACCACTCTTCTTGAAGAATGCAAATCAAATCCGTCTAGCACTTAGTGTTATTAGTGATTTCTCTGAGGCATCTGGTTTATGTCTAAAtctaaaaaatatgaattactagCAATTAAAGGCTGCACTGCAAATGCTAtctgtaacatttctgttaaacaaGAAGTCACATACCCAGGACTGTTAATatccaaagaccaaaagtcaagaTGCTCGtcaaacttaacaaaaaaaaaaaaaaaaaggtacgtTCTAAATGAAGCTTCAGACGTCACTAATCACGTGACTCTGGCCAAACGAatcaagcctcgacacagtgcttctgaagcagCGTGTTGATCTTTCTGACACACGcaccggagcgtcagcttcaagcggaCCATCACTACCTCTCACATCTAAAGGTAAGTGCCAAGGTAACTTTGAACTGAGTTCAGTCAATCTCGAGTTTTTCGAAGTTTTCTGAATGAAGttttctgttgctctctgtGAGAGAAGACCGTTAAAGGCGAGGCTCTCCAGAGtgtagcaaaacaggaaaccacagctgtgtgtgtgtaagtgtgcaaaCGAATAGATTAGAAGTGAAAGTGAGCCACGAGTATAGAAAGGTCAAGTTTCGTGAGTTGTTTTTCTCACCACTGATCACGCGCTCAACACTCTACACATACTTGCATCACACGCGCGCTCTCAAGCATCAGTATTGTACAATTCTGGGCGTCACGTGATTTGAGGGTGTTACCATATAACGGAAATCTCCATTGTTCTgtagcagtggttctcaaacgttTCACAATGAGTTTCACCCTTATGAGCGATATCAAAGCGCAGTagtataggcctatttaacaccacatacacacacacacacacacatacatatatatatatatatatatatatatgtatatgtgtgtgtgtgtgtgtgtgtatatatattggTGTGTCGGCCCACTGTGCATTTGATTCTAATAACAAGCCTCAGTCTCTCCTGCTATACTGCTACATTTTGTATCGGTGCTTaaaccttttgtgtttgtttccaatAAGTTGccaaaaatgtgttcttttactTGTCAGGtgaacatatgagacactttgactcttcagtgcagtgtggagcctaacaaagatctgttttgtgtcccagctgatcagcaggaggagaagagtctgacggagcagcagaggaacattttcagctacttggactcagctcagccactacagagaaaacaatgagctcaacacagaaggtgacagacagagcagggcgatatgaccagaaatatttatcacgatatacatttgaaaatttgcgataatgatataactgacgatataattgacgagacaaaatactttacaactccacaactttattagtgcaaaaaatcccatcaatgtattttcacttaaacaaacagctgtttttttatgtgtattgaagttatataaaaatttaacagtgcaaatggaaattccttgctgacagtttaactaaaaggcatttccagtggaaattggcaatcagacatttttctttactgaacctgttgggtctaaactcagaccccgctgtct contains:
- the LOC120441906 gene encoding gastrula zinc finger protein XlCGF7.1-like isoform X1, which codes for MSSTQKDQHGARSQRSQEADKPHRRKREKKHTCDECGKDFTVKTSLKEHQVIHTGERPFSCDLCGKTFSWKDSLKKHQLIHSGVKAYSCDQCGRAFTHSSSLQSHLVTHSGIKAYSCDICGKTFSRRGDRNTHLRIHTRHDVYCCEQCGKYFATDKQLKQHMFTHTEGRPYKCDLCEKTFKAPHYLRQHQQIHTRKRLYKCSYCEKQSDTDGSCSQPCHHHGGGKDFRCDLCGKTFSRQDTLKIHQHRHTGGKLKYCKECGRSFTTSRGLKRHELIHSGVKKHLCDQCGSSFTTAVIANMAKM
- the LOC120441906 gene encoding gastrula zinc finger protein XlCGF7.1-like isoform X2, with product MSSTQKDQHGARSQRSQEADKPHRRKREKKHTCDECGKDFTVKTSLKEHQVIHTGERPFSCDLCGKTFSWKDSLKKHQLIHSGVKAYSCDQCGRAFTHSSSLQSHLVTHSGIKAYSCDICGKTFSRRGDRNTHLRIHTRHDVYCCEQCGKYFATDKQLKQHMFTHTEGRPYKCDLCEKTFKAPHYLRQHQQIHTRKRLYKCSYCEKQSDTDGSSSQPCHHCGGGKDFRCDLCGKTFSRQDNLKTHHRRHTGDKLKYCKECGRSFTTSCDLKRHELIHSGVKKHLCDQCGSSFTTAVIANMAKM